Proteins encoded in a region of the Thermodesulfobacteriota bacterium genome:
- the pilQ gene encoding type IV pilus secretin PilQ — protein sequence MCWIRIQVLAIIVFMGLGLWLPADTAYAASKSTSIREIESVIVSQYESTLRVTIQGKEPLTYTAFKQVNPLAIIIDIPEADVSQVAFPTDFDTSIIKAIKGTFLGDKLEAYSHIEIALVKDIPYTITRMDKGIVIAFQKGPIVAVKEESAPEPDSELKAAREPDKAIETTASLAAMPPAKGIVDVAVDAPAKGTVKVVISADGILPRSKSFTLSDPSRLVVDIPEIKLVYPKRAVSVQNDLLKKIRMAAKAGGVRIVFDSKKTALFPYSIDQTAGTITVWIGKQAPARLRQESRKPEPVVLPSVGTIEAIDFEPLEEGKVRLTVRADRKLPYKLINIDKDTVLLRLSQALLPKALARPYDTGYFKGAVKEIIPQQSISAKHTVDITIKMRDEVPFQTVEKENTIQLEFAATTVPPKPDQLAQMAPEAAKLPAEYEAAPDKDTVLPPEFSDLSRDTAAPIDDGLARVEMPFGPNKVYTGQKITLDFQNADIHNVFRLLAEVSKLNIVAGDDVTGKVTLKLDRVPWDQALDVVLAAKGLGMVKTGNVIRIAPLARVAEENKRLIELQQAEPMVTEYIQVNYGKAEKLKDQIDKIRSERGSVTFDERTNKIVIKDTPAVIEDARAIVSSLDEPTRQVLIEARIVEATADFSRELGVQWGGTATKSGEHGKFTVQGRLDSTNNFAVNPGIPATADALGAIGFSLGRVGATMPSLDVRLLAMESDGKVHIVSSPKITTLDNKEAHIQQGSKIPYLKQTQDGISTEFVEATLKLTVVPHITPDNRIGLNITAKKDEPDWTKTVQGTPSLDIREAKTELLINDGETVVIGGIIYEKKTKTIAGVPILSKVPVLGWLFRGEKDATERTELLIFLSATTVKMD from the coding sequence ATGTGCTGGATTAGAATACAAGTTCTGGCCATTATAGTATTCATGGGCCTCGGCCTCTGGTTGCCGGCTGACACGGCTTATGCGGCATCAAAATCAACATCAATCCGGGAAATTGAGTCTGTTATTGTCTCCCAGTATGAATCCACGCTCCGGGTTACTATCCAGGGAAAGGAGCCGTTAACATATACCGCCTTTAAACAGGTCAATCCCTTGGCCATAATTATTGACATCCCGGAAGCAGACGTAAGCCAGGTAGCCTTCCCCACGGATTTTGACACCAGCATTATTAAGGCTATAAAAGGCACATTTTTGGGTGATAAATTGGAGGCTTATTCCCACATCGAAATCGCATTGGTGAAAGATATACCCTATACTATTACCCGAATGGATAAGGGTATAGTTATTGCTTTTCAAAAGGGCCCTATCGTTGCCGTAAAAGAAGAATCTGCGCCAGAACCCGATTCGGAACTTAAGGCGGCAAGGGAACCGGACAAAGCGATCGAGACCACGGCCAGTTTAGCCGCTATGCCTCCGGCCAAAGGCATAGTTGACGTGGCGGTAGATGCCCCCGCAAAAGGAACAGTAAAAGTTGTTATTTCTGCTGATGGAATATTGCCCCGTTCAAAGTCCTTTACATTGTCTGACCCGTCCAGACTGGTTGTAGACATCCCTGAAATTAAACTCGTATATCCAAAGAGAGCGGTCTCTGTCCAGAATGATCTCTTAAAAAAGATTCGTATGGCCGCAAAAGCAGGCGGGGTTCGTATTGTTTTCGACTCTAAAAAGACGGCGTTGTTCCCTTATTCTATTGACCAGACTGCCGGGACCATTACGGTGTGGATCGGCAAGCAGGCCCCGGCCCGCCTCCGGCAGGAAAGCCGGAAACCCGAACCCGTGGTATTACCTTCGGTCGGGACTATAGAAGCTATAGACTTCGAGCCTCTGGAGGAAGGCAAGGTTCGTCTTACGGTGAGGGCTGACCGGAAATTACCATACAAGCTAATTAACATCGATAAGGATACTGTGTTACTGCGCCTGAGCCAGGCTTTGCTGCCCAAGGCATTGGCCAGACCTTATGACACCGGCTATTTTAAGGGTGCGGTAAAAGAAATAATCCCGCAGCAATCCATATCTGCAAAACATACTGTGGACATTACCATAAAGATGCGGGACGAGGTCCCCTTCCAGACCGTAGAAAAGGAAAATACTATCCAACTGGAATTTGCGGCCACAACCGTCCCTCCGAAACCAGACCAGTTGGCCCAAATGGCGCCGGAGGCTGCCAAACTACCGGCAGAATATGAAGCGGCCCCTGACAAGGACACAGTCTTGCCTCCGGAATTCAGCGATCTGTCAAGGGACACGGCCGCGCCGATAGACGATGGCCTTGCCAGGGTAGAAATGCCTTTTGGCCCGAATAAGGTCTATACCGGCCAAAAGATAACTCTGGACTTCCAGAATGCTGACATCCATAACGTCTTCAGACTGCTGGCCGAGGTAAGCAAACTGAATATTGTGGCCGGCGACGATGTAACCGGTAAGGTAACCTTGAAATTAGACAGGGTCCCCTGGGATCAGGCATTGGATGTGGTCCTGGCGGCCAAGGGCCTGGGGATGGTAAAAACCGGCAATGTCATTCGTATCGCACCCTTGGCCAGGGTGGCAGAAGAGAATAAACGGCTCATTGAATTGCAGCAGGCAGAGCCCATGGTCACTGAGTATATCCAGGTAAACTACGGCAAGGCCGAAAAATTAAAGGATCAGATCGACAAAATCAGAAGTGAACGGGGTTCGGTTACATTCGATGAACGTACTAACAAGATCGTAATAAAAGACACCCCGGCCGTAATCGAAGACGCCAGGGCTATAGTAAGCTCGCTGGATGAGCCAACCCGGCAGGTGCTTATCGAGGCGCGTATTGTGGAGGCCACGGCCGATTTCTCACGTGAGTTGGGGGTGCAGTGGGGCGGAACAGCCACGAAATCCGGAGAACACGGGAAGTTCACCGTGCAGGGACGGCTCGATTCCACTAATAACTTCGCGGTTAATCCAGGCATACCGGCTACTGCGGACGCATTGGGCGCCATCGGTTTTTCCCTTGGGCGAGTAGGCGCTACCATGCCTAGTCTGGATGTGCGCCTCCTGGCCATGGAGAGTGACGGCAAGGTACACATAGTCTCCTCACCAAAGATTACTACCCTGGACAATAAAGAGGCTCATATCCAGCAGGGTTCCAAGATACCGTATCTCAAGCAGACCCAGGATGGTATCTCCACGGAATTTGTGGAGGCCACGCTTAAACTGACCGTGGTTCCCCATATAACGCCGGACAACCGTATCGGCCTGAATATAACGGCCAAAAAAGACGAGCCGGACTGGACAAAGACTGTGCAAGGCACGCCGTCCCTTGATATCCGGGAGGCAAAGACGGAACTCCTGATTAATGACGGCGAGACCGTGGTGATCGGCGGGATCATTTATGAAAAGAAAACAAAGACTATAGCGGGCGTGCCTATATTATCCAAGGTTCCGGTATTGGGCTGGCTCTTTAGGGGTGAAAAGGACGCCACAGAGCGCACGGAGCTCCTGATCTTCCTGTCTGCAACTACCGTCAAGATGGATTAG
- the purD gene encoding phosphoribosylamine--glycine ligase produces the protein MKVLVVGSGGREHALVWKIAQSPLVKKIYCAPGNAGISTLAECVNISAEDIKELCAFAQNKKIDLTVVGPETALTLGIVDIFSAKKLSIFGPGKEAAAIEGSKVFAKKLMDKYHIPTGKYEVFTSTDKAMAYLKKAAFPLVIKADGLAAGKGVIVAQSYEEGAAAVDLIMQKKAFGEAGKKIIIEEFLEGEEVSFMAVTDGKTVLPLATSQDHKAIFDGDRGPNTGGMGAYSPAPLVTPQLYRQIMKEIMQPTIKALVAEGQPYRGVLYAGLIIKEGKAKVLEFNCRFGDPEAQPILVRMKGDLVRIMQAAIDGTLGNLSIDWDPRPAVCVVMASQGYPGSYKKGKIIQGLAAVSKMKDVTIFHAGTAIKGNSVVTNGGRVLGVTAFGSDYKQAIKRAYEAVGRIKWEDVYSRKDIGRKALKNKGNSPLVGIVMGSDSDLPVMVETTSVLKKMGISYEITIASAHRSPQRTHEYAQKAAERGLEIIIAGAGAAAHLAGVIASETSLPVIGVPINSSALNGLDSLLSTVQMPPGVPVATMAVGKAGARNAAIFAAQILALKYPHIAEELRKHKVNMAQEVEEKASRLGPI, from the coding sequence ATGAAAGTCCTTGTTGTAGGCTCAGGTGGCCGTGAGCATGCCTTGGTCTGGAAGATTGCCCAGAGTCCTTTAGTAAAAAAAATCTACTGTGCGCCGGGCAACGCCGGTATAAGTACGCTGGCTGAATGCGTGAATATCTCCGCTGAAGATATTAAGGAGCTGTGCGCATTTGCCCAGAACAAAAAGATAGATCTGACCGTGGTCGGGCCGGAGACGGCGTTAACCCTGGGCATTGTAGATATCTTTTCTGCCAAAAAATTATCCATATTTGGCCCGGGCAAGGAGGCTGCGGCTATTGAAGGCAGTAAAGTATTTGCCAAAAAGCTTATGGATAAGTACCACATCCCCACCGGCAAGTACGAGGTATTTACATCAACTGATAAGGCCATGGCATACCTGAAAAAGGCTGCATTCCCCCTGGTAATTAAGGCCGACGGCCTGGCTGCGGGCAAGGGCGTAATAGTCGCCCAAAGTTATGAAGAAGGAGCGGCTGCCGTTGACCTCATTATGCAGAAGAAGGCCTTTGGTGAGGCCGGTAAAAAAATAATCATCGAAGAATTCCTGGAGGGCGAAGAGGTCTCTTTCATGGCCGTCACAGACGGCAAGACCGTTCTGCCGCTGGCCACCTCGCAAGATCATAAGGCTATTTTTGACGGGGATCGCGGCCCAAACACAGGGGGTATGGGGGCCTATTCCCCGGCGCCGCTGGTCACCCCTCAGTTGTACCGGCAAATCATGAAAGAAATTATGCAGCCCACCATAAAGGCCCTGGTTGCAGAAGGGCAGCCGTACCGCGGAGTCTTATATGCCGGCCTTATCATCAAGGAAGGAAAGGCCAAGGTACTGGAATTCAATTGCCGCTTTGGCGACCCGGAGGCCCAGCCTATCCTGGTGCGCATGAAAGGCGACCTGGTCAGGATCATGCAGGCTGCCATCGACGGTACGCTCGGCAATCTTTCTATTGACTGGGATCCCCGCCCGGCGGTCTGCGTGGTTATGGCCTCGCAGGGATACCCGGGAAGTTATAAAAAAGGTAAGATCATTCAAGGTCTCGCTGCCGTTTCAAAAATGAAAGATGTTACCATCTTCCACGCCGGCACGGCCATCAAGGGTAACAGTGTTGTAACAAATGGCGGCCGGGTCCTGGGAGTAACCGCTTTTGGCAGCGATTACAAGCAGGCAATTAAACGCGCCTATGAGGCAGTGGGCCGCATCAAGTGGGAAGACGTCTATTCCCGTAAGGATATTGGACGCAAGGCCCTGAAAAATAAGGGAAACAGTCCTTTAGTAGGCATTGTCATGGGCAGTGACTCGGACCTGCCTGTCATGGTTGAGACAACTTCCGTACTTAAAAAAATGGGCATCTCCTATGAAATTACCATCGCCTCTGCCCATCGGTCTCCGCAGAGAACACATGAATATGCACAAAAAGCCGCGGAGCGTGGCCTGGAAATCATCATTGCCGGTGCCGGCGCAGCCGCCCACCTGGCCGGGGTCATCGCCTCTGAAACCAGCCTGCCGGTTATCGGGGTACCCATAAATTCCTCGGCCCTAAACGGCCTTGACTCTCTTCTTTCTACTGTCCAGATGCCGCCCGGTGTCCCTGTGGCTACTATGGCCGTCGGCAAGGCCGGGGCCAGGAATGCCGCCATCTTTGCAGCGCAAATCTTGGCCTTGAAATATCCCCACATCGCGGAAGAATTGAGAAAACATAAAGTGAATATGGCGCAGGAAGTGGAGGAAAAGGCCAGTCGGCTAGGCCCGATATAA
- a CDS encoding L-threonylcarbamoyladenylate synthase, with protein MSDENRWQHHPVGQASRLSGATHHSSLITIKVNAQNPDEGAICKACAVLKQGGILAFPTETFYGLGADALNEQALKRVFALKQRDYAKPLLVIIAEKDQLYSLVSDIPAVAEKLMDSFWPGPLTIIFKAKKGLPSLLTGGTDTVGIRISSHPVARSIALTFGLPLTATSANLSGGKDPATAQDVCNQLGEGVDLILDAGETKGIKGSTIIDVTLSPPRIVREGDVPAEEVKKVAGYFQMSKSQVQIKSK; from the coding sequence ATGAGTGATGAGAATAGGTGGCAACATCATCCCGTAGGACAGGCGTCTCGCCTGTCAGGGGCTACTCATCACTCGTCACTCATCACTATCAAAGTGAATGCCCAAAATCCTGACGAAGGGGCAATATGTAAAGCCTGCGCAGTTCTCAAACAAGGTGGAATTCTGGCCTTCCCTACCGAAACTTTTTATGGGTTAGGCGCTGATGCCTTAAATGAACAGGCCCTTAAAAGGGTCTTCGCCCTCAAACAGCGTGATTACGCCAAACCCCTCCTGGTAATCATCGCTGAAAAGGACCAACTGTATAGCCTGGTAAGCGACATTCCGGCCGTAGCGGAAAAGCTCATGGACAGCTTCTGGCCCGGCCCCCTGACTATTATATTCAAGGCCAAAAAGGGCCTGCCCTCCCTTCTCACCGGCGGAACAGATACGGTAGGCATCCGCATATCCTCCCACCCAGTTGCCCGGTCTATCGCGTTGACCTTTGGCCTTCCCCTCACCGCTACCAGCGCCAATCTCTCAGGTGGTAAGGACCCGGCCACAGCTCAGGACGTCTGTAACCAACTTGGCGAAGGAGTAGATCTGATACTTGATGCCGGCGAAACTAAAGGGATCAAAGGCTCAACGATTATTGATGTAACCCTTTCACCGCCGCGAATAGTAAGGGAGGGAGATGTTCCAGCCGAGGAAGTTAAAAAAGTGGCCGGGTATTTTCAAATGTCAAAATCCCAAGTTCAAATCAAATCCAAATGA
- the folE2 gene encoding GTP cyclohydrolase FolE2, with protein sequence MIDIQKQRDHRNIDIDKVGVKNIRYPITVLDKANDVQQTVASVNMYVNLPHKFKGTHMSRFVEILNEFRGEINIKKFSHILDEMRRRLKAESAHLEIEFPYFIEKKAPVTRTPSLLEYRCCISGSRQKKKKNDIILRVEVPVTTVCPCSKEISEFGAHNQRGEVRVSIRFKKFVWIEDIIRLVENSASCDVYSILKRPDEKFVTEKAYQNPMFVEDVVRSLAEKFSTDPEITWFAVEAENFESIHNHSAYAFIERRVV encoded by the coding sequence ATGATTGATATCCAGAAACAGAGAGACCACCGTAACATAGATATTGACAAGGTGGGGGTCAAGAACATCCGGTACCCTATCACTGTGCTGGACAAGGCAAACGATGTCCAGCAGACGGTAGCCAGCGTCAATATGTATGTCAACCTTCCCCATAAGTTCAAGGGGACACACATGAGCCGGTTCGTGGAGATACTTAATGAATTCCGCGGTGAGATAAACATCAAGAAATTTTCACACATCCTGGACGAAATGAGAAGACGGTTAAAAGCAGAGTCGGCTCATCTGGAGATTGAATTTCCCTACTTTATTGAGAAAAAGGCCCCGGTAACTCGTACCCCCAGTCTGCTGGAATACCGCTGTTGCATCAGCGGATCCAGGCAAAAGAAGAAAAAGAACGACATCATCCTGCGTGTGGAAGTACCCGTTACCACGGTCTGTCCCTGCTCAAAAGAGATTAGTGAGTTTGGTGCGCATAACCAGAGAGGCGAGGTGCGGGTAAGCATACGTTTTAAAAAATTTGTCTGGATAGAAGATATTATCCGTTTAGTTGAGAATTCTGCCTCGTGTGATGTCTATTCCATTCTAAAGCGGCCGGACGAAAAATTCGTTACCGAGAAGGCTTATCAAAACCCTATGTTTGTGGAGGATGTAGTGCGCAGCCTGGCTGAGAAATTCTCCACCGATCCAGAGATAACCTGGTTTGCCGTGGAGGCGGAAAATTTTGAGTCCATCCACAATCATAGCGCCTATGCGTTTATTGAGAGACGGGTTGTGTAA
- a CDS encoding AAA family ATPase has protein sequence MKLAVSGKGGVGKTTVSALLAYLFAQKRMNVLAIDADPSPHLADALGFPEAANITPLAEMKELLMERSGSQGGAFYNLNPRVEDLPERFMVTRDNIRLMVLGSVQKGGSGCACPENMVLRTLVRKLFTSDSEVIILDMEAGVEHLGRATVQAVDALLIVVEPSRGSIETAEKITRLAREIGLNRIFLVGNKIRNEADKEYITARIKELPFAGFLPLDLKVSDAEREGVPPFVASPGLREAGENIIKQVMSDFS, from the coding sequence ATGAAATTAGCCGTAAGCGGTAAGGGTGGTGTAGGTAAGACCACAGTTTCTGCTCTCCTGGCCTATCTTTTTGCCCAAAAACGAATGAATGTCCTGGCCATTGATGCCGACCCCAGTCCCCATCTGGCCGATGCGCTGGGATTTCCGGAGGCTGCTAACATCACGCCTCTGGCTGAGATGAAGGAGCTCCTTATGGAGCGTTCGGGCAGTCAGGGAGGGGCATTCTACAACCTGAATCCCCGAGTGGAAGATCTCCCGGAAAGATTCATGGTAACCAGGGACAACATACGCCTGATGGTGCTGGGTTCAGTACAAAAGGGAGGAAGCGGGTGTGCCTGTCCGGAGAACATGGTCTTGCGGACGCTGGTAAGGAAGCTTTTTACCTCGGATTCCGAGGTCATTATCCTGGATATGGAGGCCGGGGTAGAGCATTTAGGCCGGGCGACAGTACAGGCCGTGGATGCCCTTTTAATAGTAGTAGAGCCTTCCCGGGGCAGCATTGAGACCGCCGAGAAAATTACGCGCCTGGCTAGGGAGATCGGACTTAATCGGATTTTCCTGGTAGGAAATAAGATCAGGAATGAGGCAGACAAAGAGTATATTACGGCCCGCATAAAAGAATTGCCTTTTGCCGGCTTTCTGCCCCTGGATTTAAAGGTTTCGGATGCTGAACGGGAAGGTGTGCCGCCCTTTGTGGCCAGCCCGGGGTTAAGAGAGGCCGGGGAAAACATTATAAAGCAAGTGATGAGTGATTTTAGCTGA
- a CDS encoding cache domain-containing protein, with product MAKWNRSRRVLEHEHTEFWRHELKDVSEPNLQREVFPYDEVCRVDFDHKLIAIDPAEEIFITDTTFRDGQQARPPYTVEQICDIFDLLHRLSGPNGVVRQSEFFLYSNKDKEAVRRCLEKGYRYPEITGWIRAKAEDLKLVKEMGLKETGILTSVSDYHIFFKLKKKRSQVMRDYLRIVQAALDHGIVPRCHFEDITRADIYGFCVPFAIALMKLREQSGIDVKIRLCDTLGYGVTYPGAALPRSVPKLVRAMIDDAGVPGHLLEWHGHNDFHKVFINATTAWLYGCAGANGTLLGFGERTGNAPIEGLIVEYISLLGRTNGVDTTVITEIAEYFEKELDYHIPSNYPFIGSDFNATRAGVHADGLIKNEEIYNIFDTQKILNRPITIIIGDKSGVAGIAHWINNRLGLAVESQVDKRHPGIAHIYKWVMEQYEAGRVTAISNEEMEMQARKHLPELFISEFDKLKKKAYDLAAHLIEEIVEREEIKTMKAKAQEPVLQKFLDANPFIQFIYVTNTEGRKITKNITHVKDRAKYETFKLDRDFSDRPWFINPLKDGKVHVTDFYTSKITGALCITVSAPIRSDKEEIVGILGADIRFEDLAKMEKNGDI from the coding sequence GTGGCTAAATGGAATCGATCCAGGAGGGTGCTCGAGCACGAGCATACTGAGTTTTGGCGTCATGAACTGAAGGACGTCTCTGAACCCAACCTCCAGCGCGAAGTCTTTCCTTACGATGAGGTCTGCCGTGTAGATTTTGACCACAAGTTGATTGCTATTGATCCGGCGGAAGAGATATTTATTACCGATACCACTTTTCGTGACGGTCAGCAGGCCAGGCCGCCGTACACTGTAGAACAAATCTGCGACATCTTTGATCTCCTGCACCGTCTGAGCGGACCAAACGGCGTCGTGCGTCAAAGCGAGTTTTTCCTTTACAGTAACAAAGACAAAGAAGCGGTGCGGCGCTGTCTGGAGAAGGGATACCGTTATCCGGAGATAACAGGCTGGATCAGGGCCAAGGCTGAGGATTTAAAGCTAGTCAAAGAGATGGGTCTTAAAGAGACCGGCATCCTGACCTCAGTCTCTGATTACCATATCTTTTTCAAGCTAAAGAAAAAACGTTCTCAGGTCATGAGGGATTATCTGCGTATTGTGCAGGCTGCCCTTGACCACGGAATCGTTCCCCGATGCCATTTTGAGGACATAACCAGGGCCGATATCTATGGCTTCTGTGTGCCTTTCGCCATAGCGCTTATGAAACTGAGGGAACAGAGCGGTATCGATGTCAAGATAAGACTTTGTGATACCCTGGGTTACGGCGTAACCTATCCGGGTGCGGCCCTGCCCCGCAGTGTGCCAAAGTTGGTGCGGGCCATGATTGATGATGCCGGGGTCCCTGGCCACCTTTTGGAGTGGCATGGCCACAATGACTTCCATAAGGTATTTATCAATGCCACTACCGCCTGGCTCTATGGATGTGCGGGAGCTAATGGGACATTGCTTGGTTTTGGTGAACGGACAGGCAACGCCCCTATCGAGGGATTGATCGTCGAATATATAAGCCTGCTGGGGCGCACCAATGGGGTTGATACTACGGTAATAACCGAGATCGCCGAATATTTTGAAAAGGAACTGGATTATCACATCCCGTCCAATTATCCCTTTATCGGTTCTGATTTCAACGCCACCCGGGCCGGGGTACACGCGGACGGCCTGATCAAGAATGAGGAAATATATAACATATTTGATACGCAGAAGATACTCAACCGTCCTATAACCATAATAATCGGCGATAAGTCCGGTGTAGCCGGCATTGCTCATTGGATTAACAACCGGTTAGGTCTTGCCGTTGAGTCTCAGGTGGACAAGCGGCATCCCGGGATTGCGCATATCTATAAATGGGTAATGGAACAGTATGAGGCGGGTCGGGTGACCGCCATATCCAATGAGGAGATGGAGATGCAGGCCAGGAAGCATCTGCCTGAGTTATTCATCTCTGAGTTCGATAAACTGAAGAAAAAGGCCTATGACTTGGCGGCCCATTTAATAGAAGAAATAGTAGAAAGAGAAGAAATAAAGACTATGAAGGCTAAGGCCCAGGAACCTGTACTACAGAAGTTCCTGGATGCTAATCCATTTATCCAGTTTATCTATGTCACGAATACCGAGGGCCGCAAGATCACCAAGAATATTACGCACGTTAAGGACCGGGCCAAGTATGAAACGTTTAAGCTGGATAGAGATTTCTCTGATCGCCCCTGGTTTATCAATCCGTTAAAGGACGGGAAGGTTCATGTCACAGATTTCTATACCTCCAAGATAACCGGGGCCCTCTGCATCACGGTTTCCGCGCCAATTCGCAGCGACAAAGAAGAGATCGTGGGTATTCTGGGCGCGGATATCCGCTTTGAAGATCTGGCCAAGATGGAGAAAAACGGGGATATTTGA
- the aspS gene encoding aspartate--tRNA ligase, with amino-acid sequence MSGAEGWKRTHYCASLGMAEIGNEVTLMGWAHRRRDHGGLIFVDLRDREGITQIVFDPSVSQEAHNRAEGVRSEYVLAVQGKVRSRPEGMENPNLKTGAIEVVVHKVCVLNTAKTPPFPLEEEVDVSENLRLRYRYLDLRRQNMAANFRRRHQAASVIRRYLEENGFWEIETPFLTKSTPEGARDYLVPSRLNPGRFYALPQSPQLFKQLLMVAGMDRYYQIVRCFRDEDLRADRQPEFTQVDMEMSFITEEDVYVLVEGMMSRLFQEVLGVSTVTPFPCLYYHEALARFGTDKPDMRFGLELRDISSLMAGSQCKVFADVVARSGVVKALPVRAGYDFSRKELDDLTQFVGQYGAKGLAWIKIKPEGWQSPIAKFFSDEEKKALGEALDLQTGDIVFFVADTMATACRALGELRLHLAGRLNLIPEGDFRFVWIKDFPLLEYDTEEKRYVAVHHPFTAPATKDIDKLKTSPGEVMARAYDLVLNGIEIGGGSIRIHQTGVQQEVFEALGIGEAAQDKFGFLLEALEMGAPPHGGIAFGLDRLLMLMCGRSTIRDVIAFPKTQKAVCLLTEAPSSVSMTQLAELYLKPDWH; translated from the coding sequence ATGTCCGGCGCGGAGGGTTGGAAGAGGACTCATTACTGTGCATCACTTGGTATGGCTGAGATTGGCAACGAGGTGACGCTCATGGGCTGGGCGCATCGCCGGCGTGATCATGGCGGGCTTATTTTTGTTGACCTCCGCGACCGCGAGGGAATCACGCAGATAGTGTTTGACCCCAGCGTCAGCCAGGAAGCCCATAACCGAGCCGAGGGGGTGCGTAGTGAGTATGTGCTTGCTGTACAGGGAAAGGTGAGGAGTCGGCCGGAAGGCATGGAGAATCCCAATCTGAAAACCGGGGCAATAGAGGTGGTAGTGCATAAGGTCTGTGTACTAAACACCGCCAAGACACCTCCTTTCCCGCTGGAAGAAGAAGTCGATGTCTCGGAGAATCTCAGGCTTCGTTATCGCTACCTTGATCTCCGGCGGCAAAATATGGCCGCCAATTTTCGGCGGCGGCATCAAGCGGCCTCGGTCATAAGGAGGTATCTGGAAGAAAACGGCTTCTGGGAGATAGAGACGCCTTTTCTTACCAAGAGCACCCCGGAAGGGGCGCGGGATTATCTGGTGCCGAGCCGGCTCAACCCCGGCCGGTTTTATGCCCTTCCCCAGTCGCCGCAGCTATTCAAGCAGCTTTTGATGGTAGCCGGCATGGACCGCTATTATCAGATAGTGCGGTGCTTTCGGGACGAGGATCTGCGGGCCGACCGCCAGCCGGAATTTACCCAGGTGGACATGGAGATGTCTTTTATCACCGAAGAAGACGTATATGTATTGGTGGAAGGGATGATGTCCAGGCTGTTTCAGGAGGTCTTGGGGGTATCTACGGTTACCCCGTTCCCCTGTCTTTATTACCACGAGGCCCTGGCCCGTTTTGGGACGGACAAGCCGGATATGCGCTTTGGCCTGGAGCTGCGCGACATCTCTTCTCTCATGGCCGGGAGCCAATGCAAGGTCTTTGCGGATGTAGTGGCCAGGAGTGGCGTGGTGAAGGCCCTTCCGGTTAGAGCCGGTTATGATTTCTCACGCAAAGAGTTGGATGACCTGACCCAGTTTGTTGGTCAATACGGGGCCAAGGGTCTGGCCTGGATAAAGATTAAACCAGAGGGATGGCAATCACCTATTGCCAAGTTTTTTTCTGATGAAGAGAAGAAGGCCCTCGGAGAGGCACTGGATCTCCAGACGGGAGACATAGTCTTTTTTGTGGCAGACACTATGGCCACTGCCTGTCGAGCCCTCGGAGAACTCAGATTACATTTAGCCGGGCGGCTGAATCTTATCCCGGAGGGTGATTTTAGATTTGTATGGATAAAAGATTTTCCGCTTCTGGAATATGATACCGAAGAAAAGCGCTATGTAGCCGTACATCACCCCTTTACCGCTCCGGCGACCAAGGATATAGATAAGTTAAAAACTTCTCCCGGGGAAGTTATGGCCCGGGCCTACGACTTGGTATTGAACGGGATAGAGATTGGCGGAGGGAGCATCAGGATACATCAAACCGGGGTACAGCAGGAGGTTTTTGAGGCCTTGGGTATTGGTGAAGCGGCCCAGGATAAGTTTGGTTTCCTTCTGGAGGCGCTGGAGATGGGCGCTCCGCCTCATGGAGGCATTGCCTTTGGTCTGGACCGGCTTTTGATGCTCATGTGCGGGCGATCGACCATCCGTGATGTCATCGCCTTTCCCAAGACACAGAAGGCAGTTTGCCTGCTTACGGAGGCGCCGTCTTCGGTCAGCATGACCCAGTTGGCCGAGCTATATCTTAAGCCGGACTGGCATTAA